From Alteromonas australica, one genomic window encodes:
- a CDS encoding NAD(P)(+) transhydrogenase (Re/Si-specific) subunit beta → MNDIATIINLAYVVAAALFILGLKLLSHPDTAKRGNFVSAVGMLIAVVVTLLDQHIISYQWIVVGVVIGGAFGAWKAKTVEMTAMPEMVSLFNGFGGMASLLLGWAALSSMSDLAMLNTGVFTFVTLFLTVLVGGVTFSGSVIAWGKLSGKMTSKAVIFTGLRELSIAHIIAMIVVGYLFTTDPQNTVWLYCAIALALSFGLWATVSIGGADMPVVIALLNSYSGIAASAAGLATGNTILIVTGLLVGASGLILTNIMCKAMNRSLMNVLLSGFAKPVEAGEKIEGEIKVLSAQDAFYVLEAAQSVLVIPGYGMAVAQAQHAVREMQSLLEENGCTVEYAIHAVAGRMPGHMNVLLAEADVPYDQLYEMDDVNPRMENYDVAIVIGANDVVNPAAKEMKGSPIYGMPVIEAYRAKTVFVLKRSANAGFAGVDNPLFFKDNTRMVLGDAKDTINSIVREFGDD, encoded by the coding sequence GTGAACGATATAGCAACCATAATTAATCTTGCGTACGTTGTTGCAGCGGCGCTATTTATTCTAGGGCTAAAATTACTTAGCCACCCAGATACGGCCAAACGGGGCAACTTTGTCTCTGCCGTGGGCATGCTTATTGCCGTTGTTGTCACACTGCTCGATCAACACATTATTAGCTATCAATGGATCGTAGTCGGCGTCGTCATCGGTGGCGCGTTTGGCGCTTGGAAGGCAAAAACCGTAGAGATGACAGCCATGCCTGAAATGGTGTCGTTGTTCAACGGATTTGGCGGCATGGCTTCGCTTTTACTAGGTTGGGCTGCGCTCTCAAGCATGAGCGACCTGGCCATGCTAAATACAGGTGTATTTACCTTTGTGACACTGTTTCTCACTGTTTTAGTAGGTGGCGTGACCTTCTCTGGCTCTGTCATCGCATGGGGCAAACTCTCGGGTAAGATGACGTCTAAAGCGGTTATTTTCACTGGCTTAAGAGAGTTAAGTATTGCACATATTATTGCCATGATAGTGGTGGGGTATTTGTTTACTACCGACCCTCAAAACACCGTGTGGTTATACTGTGCCATTGCCCTAGCGCTTAGTTTCGGTTTATGGGCCACTGTGTCTATCGGCGGTGCAGACATGCCCGTGGTTATCGCATTACTAAATAGCTATTCAGGCATTGCAGCCTCGGCAGCAGGTTTAGCCACAGGCAATACCATTTTGATTGTTACTGGTTTGCTGGTGGGTGCGTCAGGACTTATTCTTACCAACATTATGTGTAAGGCCATGAATCGCTCATTAATGAATGTGCTTCTTTCTGGCTTTGCTAAACCCGTTGAAGCAGGTGAAAAAATTGAAGGTGAGATTAAAGTACTGTCTGCGCAGGATGCGTTTTATGTACTTGAAGCCGCACAGTCAGTATTGGTTATCCCTGGTTACGGAATGGCAGTAGCACAAGCTCAGCATGCGGTGCGCGAAATGCAATCTTTGCTAGAAGAGAATGGCTGTACCGTTGAATATGCCATTCACGCGGTTGCTGGGCGTATGCCGGGCCATATGAACGTGTTATTGGCTGAGGCCGATGTGCCCTATGACCAATTATACGAAATGGATGATGTGAACCCGCGTATGGAAAACTATGACGTGGCCATTGTTATTGGTGCGAATGACGTGGTTAACCCTGCGGCAAAAGAAATGAAAGGCAGCCCTATTTACGGTATGCCGGTTATTGAAGCGTATCGTGCTAAAACCGTATTTGTTTTAAAGCGTTCAGCAAACGCAGGTTTTGCCGGCGTAGACAACCCACTTTTCTTTAAAGATAACACCCGCATGGTATTGGGTGATGCGAAAGACACCATTAATAGCATTGTTCGAGAGTTTGGCGACGATTAA